In Turicibacter sanguinis, a genomic segment contains:
- a CDS encoding helicase-related protein: MKKNRREIRDLKQLKEQLFGIKQVVHHTKIGNLWNHEAAVRKKLKVLTEMDGQSLKGYHQVYKEYRDLLDEISVRLLEDYNDKNNTSFEFDEIVQSHLPEYLSSGILTALVSSHIPNLMADSFKTHFPKNPKDEYQEARNLKRKIYLHLGQTNTGKTHRAIERLKQSQKGVYLAPLRILALEIYERLNKEGVPCTLLTGEEEVIIPEANHQSSTVEKVNLDQTYDVAVIDEIQMIGDYQRGSSWTRALLGLRCSEIHVCGALNAKEILLEMIKDCGDEFEVIEYERLMPLVIEKEPFNHQDTQEGDAFILFSKRKVLQLAKQYKEMGINASVIYGDLPPEVRKMQYYDFVHKKNLILVSTDAIGMGVNLPIRRIVFMNLCKFDGEEERFLTSQEVKQIAGRAGRIGIYEVGYVAGYGRSYSFLKEKIEMEDDPIEQAVIGPSEVLLQIEGLPLKEKLALWSTMPVETLYYRKMDIRDYILVLDKVRRYKLDEYVEWKLMKLPIDVHNDEVLSTLLFFIESYFVQKVGEVPRPHLGEVNLSNLETYYQEVNLYYSFCKSFNIEFDVEWVYDERLRISELINDLLIKGRY, encoded by the coding sequence ATGAAAAAAAATAGACGTGAAATCCGTGACCTCAAACAATTAAAAGAACAGCTATTCGGCATTAAACAAGTCGTGCACCACACTAAGATAGGAAACCTGTGGAATCACGAGGCGGCAGTTCGAAAAAAGTTAAAGGTGCTGACTGAAATGGATGGTCAATCGCTTAAAGGGTATCATCAAGTGTATAAGGAATATCGCGACTTGTTAGATGAAATATCAGTTCGATTATTAGAAGACTATAATGACAAAAATAATACAAGCTTTGAATTTGATGAAATTGTTCAATCGCATCTTCCAGAGTATTTATCATCGGGTATTTTAACGGCGCTCGTCAGTAGTCATATTCCTAATTTAATGGCGGATTCATTTAAAACACATTTTCCCAAAAACCCTAAAGATGAATATCAGGAAGCAAGAAATCTTAAACGTAAAATTTATTTGCATTTAGGTCAGACGAATACGGGAAAAACCCATCGAGCTATTGAACGTTTAAAACAAAGTCAAAAAGGTGTATATCTTGCACCTCTTCGCATTTTGGCGCTTGAAATTTATGAACGGTTAAATAAAGAAGGGGTACCTTGTACGTTATTAACGGGGGAGGAAGAGGTTATTATTCCCGAAGCAAACCATCAAAGTTCAACGGTTGAAAAAGTGAATTTAGATCAGACTTACGATGTAGCAGTTATTGATGAGATTCAGATGATTGGAGATTATCAGCGTGGCTCTTCTTGGACGCGTGCTCTTTTAGGGCTTCGATGTTCTGAGATTCATGTCTGTGGGGCGTTAAATGCAAAAGAAATCTTACTTGAAATGATTAAAGATTGTGGCGATGAGTTTGAAGTCATTGAATATGAAAGACTTATGCCATTAGTTATAGAAAAAGAGCCATTTAATCATCAGGATACACAAGAAGGAGATGCCTTTATCCTTTTTTCAAAACGAAAAGTTTTACAGCTAGCAAAACAGTATAAGGAGATGGGAATCAATGCGAGTGTGATTTATGGTGATTTGCCACCCGAGGTTCGTAAAATGCAGTATTATGACTTTGTGCATAAGAAAAATTTAATTTTAGTGTCAACGGATGCGATTGGAATGGGTGTTAATTTGCCAATTCGACGCATTGTATTCATGAATTTATGCAAATTTGATGGAGAAGAAGAACGATTTTTAACGTCCCAAGAAGTCAAACAAATTGCAGGACGAGCAGGAAGGATTGGAATTTATGAAGTCGGATATGTAGCAGGGTATGGACGTTCTTATTCATTTTTAAAAGAAAAGATTGAGATGGAAGATGACCCGATTGAACAAGCTGTCATTGGACCAAGTGAAGTGTTACTTCAGATTGAAGGATTACCGCTCAAAGAAAAGCTGGCGCTTTGGAGTACAATGCCTGTTGAGACCCTGTATTATCGTAAGATGGATATCCGTGATTATATTTTAGTCTTAGATAAAGTCCGTCGTTATAAATTGGATGAATATGTGGAATGGAAATTGATGAAGTTACCAATTGATGTGCATAATGATGAAGTCTTATCGACGCTACTATTTTTCATCGAAAGCTATTTTGTTCAAAAAGTGGGTGAAGTACCAAGACCTCATCTAGGTGAAGTTAATTTATCAAATTTAGAAACCTACTATCAAGAGGTTAACCTATACTACTCATTCTGTAAAAGTTTCAATATTGAATTTGATGTTGAATGGGTATACGATGAAAGACTGAGAATCAGTGAACTGATCAATGATTTACTTATAAAAGGAAGATACTAA
- a CDS encoding Mur ligase family protein, whose amino-acid sequence MKKLSIGTIRKVIHGSLVKGNDNLMISSVVTQAKQVESSNTLLFLLNPRTFDWRFIKKYLPCAIVTDRPIGHCPFGNNCTIIKVNKIKESYYDFIDFYRNQFDIPVIAVTGTCGKTTTKDMTRHILKHFYKTEGTVKSTNGESKHLSYLMKLNDSVEAAVYETAVAAPGYIKKSSRYFKPQIGIITNIGIDHLDQCKTLEGYIKAKGEMVKAVGEKGTLILNADDDNIKKISLEDFKGKIIYYGVGENADYQASNIEFVPKGMSYILTVNNKRYKVFIPGYGVHQVYNSMAAIAAAYEVGISYRDSIKLLPSFKHLNSHFEVMKGLNQCQLIVDTWNINPTSLEASIKTMCEIAKNRKKIALVGSIDALGKNSRQLHQKVGDMICQYDLDVLITIGSQARYIALQCRRNGFKGKVYSFSSTEGVRRLLNQIVDKDTTLLTKCSMHDPAVINFVNNLKLKK is encoded by the coding sequence ATGAAAAAACTTTCAATAGGTACGATTAGAAAGGTGATTCACGGTTCTCTTGTTAAAGGAAATGATAATCTCATGATTTCTTCCGTTGTGACACAAGCAAAACAAGTAGAATCTAGTAATACCCTTCTTTTCTTACTCAATCCTAGAACTTTTGACTGGAGATTTATCAAAAAATACTTACCTTGTGCAATTGTTACAGATCGGCCTATTGGTCACTGTCCATTCGGTAATAACTGTACAATTATCAAAGTTAATAAAATAAAAGAGTCATATTATGACTTTATTGATTTTTATCGTAATCAATTTGATATCCCCGTTATCGCTGTCACTGGAACATGTGGTAAAACAACAACAAAAGATATGACACGTCATATTTTAAAGCATTTTTATAAAACAGAGGGAACCGTGAAGTCTACTAACGGGGAGTCTAAACATCTCTCTTACTTAATGAAATTAAATGATAGTGTTGAAGCAGCTGTTTATGAAACTGCCGTGGCTGCTCCTGGTTATATAAAAAAAAGCTCACGATACTTTAAACCACAAATCGGAATCATCACAAACATCGGTATTGACCACCTTGATCAATGTAAAACACTCGAAGGTTACATAAAAGCTAAAGGTGAAATGGTGAAAGCAGTTGGTGAAAAAGGAACCTTAATCTTAAATGCCGACGATGATAACATTAAAAAAATTAGCTTAGAAGATTTTAAAGGAAAAATTATTTACTATGGTGTAGGCGAGAATGCCGATTATCAGGCTTCAAACATTGAATTCGTACCTAAAGGAATGAGTTACATTTTAACTGTTAATAATAAAAGATACAAAGTTTTCATTCCTGGTTACGGTGTCCATCAAGTTTATAATAGCATGGCTGCCATTGCAGCTGCTTATGAAGTGGGAATTAGCTATCGTGATTCTATTAAACTCCTTCCTTCATTCAAACATTTAAATTCTCACTTTGAAGTTATGAAAGGATTGAATCAATGTCAGCTGATTGTGGATACTTGGAACATCAATCCTACTTCACTCGAAGCAAGTATTAAAACAATGTGTGAAATAGCTAAAAATCGTAAAAAAATAGCGCTAGTTGGTAGCATTGATGCACTGGGGAAAAACTCAAGACAACTTCATCAAAAAGTTGGGGATATGATTTGCCAGTATGATCTCGACGTATTAATCACTATAGGATCCCAAGCTAGATATATTGCTTTGCAATGTCGTCGAAATGGATTTAAAGGGAAAGTATATAGCTTTTCATCAACAGAAGGAGTGCGTCGATTATTGAATCAAATTGTTGATAAAGATACAACACTACTTACAAAATGTTCAATGCATGACCCGGCAGTCATTAACTTCGTAAATAACCTTAAACTTAAAAAATAA
- a CDS encoding YheC/YheD family endospore coat-associated protein → MILIGYLSHRKNPRTVKQAYYFAVAAQKENAEFLFFSPKGIDIANRKINGYILVKNQWKKVERRFPDVIFNHGNPGKMAHSQDKIDVLKQEIPFTSHSIGSKMTVYYRLKEAKTFSEYLIPSITVYSPKDVLNALNKYKKIVFKPNDGHKGIGVTFIDKLPKGYSVKVDHQKFIYNEAQLMRFVKQRIRGKKHLIQPCINSKTRYGVPFDLRLHVQKDGNGEWKVALIYARVARNNSFVTNLSSGGSRVPIEKFLRQQYPKEYSAMKKRLERFALDLARHMDEIQQQVHSETLDELGIDIGIDQNKHFWIYEVNWRPGLPHALFGKVGAERTMIQYTIYLAKQHKSHLNNR, encoded by the coding sequence ATGATATTAATTGGATATTTAAGCCATCGCAAAAATCCAAGAACGGTGAAGCAGGCTTATTACTTTGCAGTCGCTGCCCAAAAAGAAAATGCAGAATTTTTATTTTTTTCACCAAAAGGGATCGATATTGCAAATCGAAAAATCAATGGATATATCTTAGTTAAAAATCAGTGGAAAAAAGTTGAACGCCGTTTTCCAGATGTTATATTCAACCACGGAAATCCAGGTAAAATGGCTCATTCCCAAGATAAAATTGATGTCTTAAAACAAGAAATTCCTTTTACAAGCCATTCCATTGGATCAAAAATGACAGTTTATTATCGCTTAAAAGAAGCGAAAACTTTTTCAGAGTATTTAATTCCTTCTATTACGGTTTACTCACCTAAAGATGTTTTAAACGCTTTAAATAAATATAAAAAAATTGTATTTAAACCGAATGATGGTCATAAAGGGATTGGTGTGACTTTTATTGATAAATTACCTAAAGGATATAGTGTAAAAGTAGATCATCAGAAATTTATATATAATGAAGCACAATTGATGAGATTTGTGAAACAACGTATCAGAGGTAAAAAACATTTAATACAGCCCTGTATTAATTCTAAGACACGATATGGTGTCCCTTTTGACTTAAGACTGCATGTGCAAAAAGATGGTAATGGTGAGTGGAAAGTTGCCTTAATTTATGCCCGTGTAGCTCGTAATAATTCGTTCGTTACTAATTTAAGTAGCGGAGGATCTCGGGTTCCAATTGAAAAATTTTTACGCCAACAATACCCAAAAGAATACAGTGCCATGAAAAAACGCCTTGAAAGATTTGCATTGGATTTGGCACGGCACATGGATGAGATTCAACAACAAGTTCATTCTGAAACTTTAGATGAGCTTGGTATTGATATTGGTATTGATCAAAATAAACATTTTTGGATTTATGAAGTAAATTGGCGCCCTGGACTTCCTCATGCATTATTTGGAAAAGTAGGTGCTGAGCGCACAATGATTCAGTATACGATTTATTTAGCTAAACAACATAAATCTCACCTCAATAACCGATAA
- a CDS encoding ATP-grasp domain-containing protein: MKTIIFINSNKNGSSREAIKAADKMGYFTILLTDKSGFTNRSEYPEIKLVKRVNFKNMDEVRNVISNLQKTGKFEIKCIISFIDQYCYVAAQLAEEFGLSQFTTAGIMNMEDKLLSRNAVKNSPYSPRFIKLNPNESFSKREVKDLIPFMLKSPSSAGSKDVFKITSMDEFNTYRKRLTKKYPQEPLLLEEYLDGPQYLVECMVIKKSVHIVAIIEQEITFYNRYIITGYNLVIDPNPKFYESLKVAVKDIIELHGLENGSCHLEMRLVNKQWKLVETNPRISGSGMNEFLEIGLGINLVKETLKLALGKEPDLEPKHKKNAFAQYIIVKQKGILERVLGKQAALTSPNVKSVYIKPRKGTLLTPPESMGNRYAYVVAIGKTENEAKKNAKYAASKIKFVLMPYTNRNVNRTNTRNLSRNSNRKPRR; this comes from the coding sequence ATGAAAACCATTATATTTATAAATAGTAACAAAAACGGCTCTAGTCGTGAAGCTATTAAAGCCGCAGATAAAATGGGATACTTTACAATTTTATTAACTGATAAATCCGGATTTACAAATCGTTCAGAATACCCTGAAATAAAATTAGTGAAACGAGTCAATTTTAAAAACATGGATGAAGTTCGTAACGTCATAAGTAACTTACAAAAAACAGGTAAATTTGAAATTAAATGTATCATTAGCTTTATTGATCAATATTGTTATGTAGCAGCTCAATTAGCAGAAGAATTTGGTCTTAGTCAATTCACAACAGCTGGAATTATGAATATGGAAGATAAGTTATTATCACGAAATGCGGTTAAAAATTCTCCTTATAGCCCACGTTTTATTAAACTAAATCCAAATGAAAGTTTTAGTAAGCGTGAAGTTAAAGACTTAATTCCATTCATGTTAAAATCTCCGTCTTCAGCAGGATCTAAAGATGTTTTTAAAATTACATCGATGGATGAGTTTAACACTTATCGAAAAAGACTCACTAAAAAATATCCACAAGAGCCTCTACTTCTTGAGGAATACCTTGATGGCCCTCAATATTTAGTTGAATGTATGGTTATTAAAAAAAGCGTTCATATTGTCGCGATTATCGAGCAAGAGATTACATTTTACAATCGTTATATCATCACGGGGTATAATCTAGTGATTGATCCAAATCCAAAATTCTATGAATCTCTTAAAGTTGCTGTAAAAGATATCATTGAACTTCACGGGCTTGAAAATGGTTCCTGTCATCTTGAAATGCGCCTCGTTAATAAACAATGGAAGCTAGTTGAAACAAATCCTAGAATTTCTGGTAGTGGAATGAATGAGTTTCTTGAAATTGGATTGGGTATAAATCTTGTAAAAGAAACGTTAAAACTAGCACTTGGTAAAGAACCTGATTTAGAACCTAAACACAAAAAAAATGCATTTGCACAATATATTATTGTCAAACAAAAAGGAATCTTAGAGCGAGTCTTAGGAAAACAAGCTGCACTTACATCCCCTAATGTTAAATCAGTTTATATTAAACCTAGAAAAGGTACACTCTTAACCCCCCCAGAATCAATGGGAAATCGTTATGCTTATGTTGTAGCGATTGGAAAAACTGAAAATGAAGCCAAAAAAAATGCTAAATATGCTGCTTCAAAAATAAAATTCGTCTTAATGCCTTATACAAATCGTAATGTCAATCGAACTAATACTCGAAATCTTAGTCGAAATTCAAATCGAAAACCAAGACGTTAG
- a CDS encoding YheC/YheD family endospore coat-associated protein — protein MILIGMLHHRKMPTSIERTSFYALAAKEEGVDFIYFSPKGVDFKNKVINGYVYKDGIWKRATKRFPDVIFNAGSPAKLNRSKQIVNRLRKEIPFTSYPVGNKMAVYKRLKKAKVFSRYLIPTQTVSSTQELLKFIQKNGKIVFKPVGGHQGEGVTFIERKGQKFLVQFEGVDHIYTLSQLNEFVSKRILHTNYLVQRYINSKNSDGEPTDFRLHVHKDGNKKWIISVIYARSSTTRSLITNVHQGAKVAVLDDYLKEHNPRHREEMKKKLEIFAIKLANHLDDLQEKSHLHKFDELGIDIGIDEHNNIWIYEVNWLPGTPHSFYGKYGIETNTIRYAASLCKK, from the coding sequence ATGATCTTGATTGGAATGTTACATCATCGTAAAATGCCCACTTCCATTGAAAGAACTTCTTTTTATGCCCTTGCCGCTAAAGAAGAAGGGGTAGATTTTATTTATTTTTCACCTAAAGGGGTGGATTTTAAAAATAAAGTCATTAATGGCTATGTGTATAAAGACGGAATTTGGAAACGTGCAACTAAACGATTTCCTGATGTCATTTTCAATGCAGGGAGTCCTGCAAAGCTTAATCGTTCAAAACAGATCGTTAACCGATTAAGAAAAGAAATTCCATTTACAAGTTATCCAGTAGGAAATAAAATGGCGGTATATAAGCGTTTAAAAAAGGCAAAAGTTTTTTCACGTTACTTAATTCCAACTCAAACAGTTTCTTCAACCCAAGAACTGTTGAAGTTTATACAAAAGAATGGAAAAATTGTCTTTAAACCGGTTGGTGGTCATCAAGGTGAAGGTGTAACCTTTATTGAACGAAAAGGACAAAAGTTCTTAGTTCAATTTGAAGGGGTAGATCATATCTATACCCTATCTCAATTAAATGAATTTGTGTCAAAAAGAATCCTTCATACAAACTATCTTGTACAACGCTATATTAACTCTAAAAATAGTGATGGTGAACCAACGGACTTTAGACTACATGTGCACAAAGATGGAAATAAAAAGTGGATTATATCAGTCATTTATGCACGAAGTTCTACAACAAGAAGCTTAATTACAAATGTTCATCAAGGAGCAAAAGTCGCCGTCTTAGATGACTATTTAAAAGAACACAATCCACGTCATCGAGAAGAAATGAAGAAAAAACTTGAAATCTTCGCCATAAAGCTTGCCAATCACTTAGATGATTTACAGGAAAAATCTCATCTTCATAAATTTGACGAACTCGGAATTGATATCGGAATTGATGAACACAACAATATCTGGATATATGAAGTCAACTGGCTTCCTGGCACTCCACACTCCTTCTATGGAAAGTATGGAATCGAAACTAACACTATTCGTTATGCCGCAAGCTTATGTAAAAAATGA
- a CDS encoding FAD-dependent oxidoreductase — MNHFSKRAAAAFLVMALLTTGCSANEASTSSDSVSESTQSKGTLKAGTYTATGTGNNGTITVEVVLSETKIESIKILESTETAGLGDKALESLIEEVVANQTIAVDTVTGATNSSSALLTAIETCLTEAGANIEDFKTEIAKVGIDEEITTEIVVVGGGASGSAAALQAVQDGAKVTLVEMTASPAGQGTMAGGLFGTDSTQQQEQGKTVDGKWFYDQFVDTSNYTANGGLLSKVIQNSGRTVDWLIENGVNLILAHPSTGGYEEHKYTHPNSTIHGYVDGGTVAITTLHEQIVALGGEVLYSTKATDLMIENGEIKGIQAEKEDGGILTINADAVILATGGFAGNEELVTKYFGEGVGKGRVATNIGTGIEMAISAGAAASYEDAITMHYGVNRGGSSWGSALNSALINPFLFVDVDGNRFMNEESFIFEPIKTSNVIKSLPQMTAYEIFDQTMIDIVKEKGAAGLTDVYTGELATNPTVFIEVGHEVNTADAAKKAHTPTDIMPDIEALIEAGSIITANSPEELAEKLGMAHLVDTIARYNELCETGEDTDHFKSSKYLDKLEGTLYAVKTTPSVFLGTLGGIDINDNAEVLDPNGKAIKGLYAAGSETNGAYGNSYVFFEGGTLGYAYGTGRIAGASAAASLK, encoded by the coding sequence ATGAATCATTTTTCTAAACGTGCTGCCGCTGCTTTTTTAGTCATGGCATTACTTACAACTGGATGTTCTGCTAATGAAGCATCAACATCATCTGATTCAGTATCTGAATCAACGCAATCAAAAGGAACACTTAAAGCTGGAACTTATACCGCAACGGGGACTGGAAACAACGGAACCATTACAGTCGAAGTTGTCTTAAGTGAAACAAAAATTGAAAGTATTAAAATTTTAGAATCAACAGAAACGGCAGGACTTGGAGATAAAGCTTTAGAATCTTTAATTGAAGAAGTCGTAGCAAACCAAACAATTGCCGTTGATACGGTAACAGGTGCAACAAATAGTTCAAGTGCGTTATTAACAGCTATTGAAACATGTTTAACAGAAGCAGGCGCTAATATTGAAGATTTTAAAACTGAAATTGCTAAAGTTGGAATCGACGAAGAAATCACAACTGAAATCGTTGTTGTTGGGGGAGGTGCTTCAGGTTCGGCTGCTGCCTTACAAGCTGTTCAAGATGGAGCAAAAGTAACATTAGTTGAAATGACGGCATCTCCTGCTGGTCAAGGAACAATGGCTGGTGGATTATTTGGAACAGATTCAACTCAACAACAAGAACAAGGTAAAACAGTAGATGGTAAATGGTTCTATGATCAATTCGTTGATACAAGTAACTATACTGCAAATGGTGGATTATTATCTAAAGTAATTCAAAACTCTGGACGCACTGTTGACTGGTTAATCGAAAATGGGGTGAATTTAATCTTAGCTCATCCTTCAACTGGTGGATATGAAGAGCATAAGTATACGCATCCTAATTCAACTATCCATGGATATGTAGATGGAGGAACTGTTGCTATTACAACATTACATGAACAAATTGTAGCACTAGGTGGAGAAGTTCTATATTCAACTAAAGCAACAGATTTAATGATTGAAAATGGTGAAATTAAAGGAATTCAAGCTGAGAAAGAAGACGGTGGAATCTTAACAATTAATGCTGATGCCGTCATTTTAGCAACAGGTGGATTTGCTGGAAACGAAGAATTAGTAACTAAATATTTTGGTGAAGGCGTAGGAAAAGGTCGCGTTGCAACAAATATCGGAACAGGTATCGAAATGGCCATCTCTGCTGGGGCTGCAGCAAGTTATGAAGATGCTATTACAATGCATTATGGAGTTAACCGCGGTGGATCATCTTGGGGATCTGCACTAAACTCTGCTTTAATTAATCCATTCTTATTTGTTGATGTTGATGGAAATCGTTTCATGAATGAAGAATCATTTATTTTCGAACCAATTAAAACATCAAATGTTATTAAATCATTACCTCAAATGACAGCTTATGAAATCTTCGATCAAACGATGATCGATATCGTTAAAGAAAAAGGAGCTGCTGGTTTAACTGATGTTTATACTGGTGAATTAGCAACTAATCCAACAGTATTTATTGAAGTTGGACACGAAGTTAACACAGCCGACGCTGCTAAAAAAGCTCATACACCAACGGATATCATGCCTGATATTGAAGCGTTAATTGAAGCAGGAAGTATTATTACTGCAAACAGTCCTGAAGAATTAGCAGAAAAATTAGGAATGGCTCACTTAGTTGATACTATCGCACGTTACAATGAATTATGTGAAACTGGTGAAGATACTGATCACTTTAAATCATCTAAATATTTAGATAAATTAGAAGGAACTTTATATGCTGTTAAAACAACTCCTTCAGTCTTCTTAGGAACTTTAGGTGGAATTGATATTAACGATAATGCTGAAGTATTAGATCCTAACGGAAAAGCAATTAAAGGATTATATGCTGCTGGATCAGAAACAAATGGAGCATATGGAAACAGCTATGTCTTCTTTGAAGGTGGAACTTTAGGATATGCTTATGGAACTGGTCGTATTGCCGGTGCAAGCGCAGCCGCAAGTTTAAAATAA
- a CDS encoding MerR family transcriptional regulator, with protein sequence MENYKIGQLTKTMGVSPHLLKHYEKFDLIIPTKDHETNYRYYDFGQFGRLIQSKKFRNIGFSIKDTSDLVKGIDNTKLNEMLSKHIDSLQVEIENLKLQQKLAIDLYDLSVECDERLNQWFIEMMPTRYILIQSDNKRLIEEHHSLIGEINLIDHAPITESLLYIPKSNLKTEDFSYHWCLGISQTALDFLQLAVDERFIRIDSCRVFTTYLKVKIPYTENKVLIHAIKEIFTAYPFHCSGDIIAILLKSTCEDEILYQYFKIYIPID encoded by the coding sequence ATGGAGAATTATAAGATTGGACAATTAACTAAGACAATGGGAGTGTCTCCTCATTTATTAAAGCATTATGAAAAATTTGATTTAATTATTCCAACGAAAGACCATGAAACTAATTATCGTTATTATGATTTTGGGCAGTTTGGAAGATTGATTCAATCTAAAAAATTTCGTAATATAGGTTTTTCGATTAAGGATACTTCTGACTTAGTTAAAGGAATTGATAATACAAAACTAAATGAGATGCTATCAAAGCATATTGACTCTCTTCAAGTTGAAATTGAAAATTTAAAATTACAACAAAAGTTGGCGATAGATTTATATGATTTGAGTGTAGAATGTGATGAAAGATTAAATCAATGGTTCATTGAAATGATGCCAACTCGATATATTTTAATCCAGAGTGATAATAAAAGATTAATTGAAGAACACCATAGTTTAATCGGAGAAATTAATTTAATTGATCATGCCCCAATTACAGAGTCGTTATTATATATTCCAAAGTCTAATTTAAAGACGGAGGATTTTAGTTATCACTGGTGTTTGGGGATTTCACAAACTGCACTAGATTTTTTACAGTTAGCAGTTGATGAACGATTTATTCGTATAGATTCTTGTCGTGTTTTTACAACTTATTTAAAAGTTAAGATCCCGTATACTGAAAACAAAGTTCTAATTCATGCGATTAAGGAAATCTTCACTGCGTATCCGTTTCATTGTAGTGGGGATATCATCGCTATCTTATTAAAATCGACTTGCGAGGATGAGATTCTGTATCAATATTTTAAAATATATATTCCAATAGACTAA
- a CDS encoding helix-turn-helix domain-containing protein — protein sequence MSDKKTTELDTILNFIEDEKMLDDYLKLQLPKNTLTFINYLEEIRSNKNLKKGLWIEQADISRSYAYQIFNGTKSPSRDTILKLCISGGFSLEETNKALTLGGFNKLYAKNRRDSLLIFALNKQLNLINTNLFLDRYEQDSLGNID from the coding sequence ATGAGCGATAAAAAAACGACAGAGCTTGATACAATATTAAACTTTATTGAAGATGAGAAAATGTTAGATGACTACTTAAAACTTCAATTACCCAAAAACACATTAACGTTTATCAATTATCTTGAGGAAATTCGTTCAAACAAAAACTTAAAGAAAGGCTTGTGGATTGAACAAGCTGATATTTCACGTTCTTATGCATATCAGATTTTTAATGGAACTAAATCTCCTAGTCGCGATACCATTTTAAAATTATGTATTAGCGGTGGTTTTTCCCTTGAGGAGACTAATAAAGCTTTGACTCTTGGCGGATTTAATAAGTTGTACGCTAAGAATCGTCGTGATTCTTTATTAATTTTTGCACTGAATAAACAGTTAAATCTGATTAATACGAATTTATTTTTAGATCGTTATGAACAAGATTCCCTTGGAAATATCGATTAA
- a CDS encoding serine/threonine-protein kinase — MDQLEQEYQISLYETLVELNHSPKSDVLLVQNSLTSKIYIKKILKNYNLDVYRKLQHIKNRHLPKIEEIFECEDCLIVIEEFINGRTLQEYMNEPLDESFAIKCGIRLCEVLEVLHNQKPPIIHRDIKPSNVMISADGVLKLIDFDVSRVYQNNRQLDTHILGTKGYASPEQFGFEQTDARSDIYSIGVLLNVLTTGDMYQKNRSKIGRIIDKCTKLSPNDRYQNVHELKSDLSKLIHRPIELKESLIRQQVNLYLSCLDFLNILPNKEPKNLVLKEIRQIPGYRRGNLLFVIIATLWYLFLIFGGTQGTSIITWIENVSLVICLISMTLLNSNYKQLQQRLPGIKDNLLTGLMVYNFIIFMIWGLLNDFLKR; from the coding sequence ATGGATCAACTAGAACAAGAATATCAAATTTCATTATATGAAACATTAGTTGAATTAAATCATTCACCTAAAAGTGACGTTTTACTTGTTCAAAATTCGTTAACAAGTAAAATTTATATTAAGAAAATTCTGAAAAATTATAATCTAGATGTTTATCGAAAATTACAACATATTAAAAATCGACATCTTCCAAAAATAGAAGAGATATTTGAATGTGAAGATTGTTTAATTGTTATCGAGGAATTTATCAACGGACGAACCTTACAAGAATATATGAATGAGCCGTTAGATGAAAGTTTTGCGATTAAATGTGGAATTCGCTTATGTGAAGTACTAGAAGTACTACACAATCAAAAACCCCCAATTATCCACCGCGATATTAAACCATCCAATGTCATGATTAGTGCAGACGGAGTTTTGAAACTGATTGATTTTGATGTATCGCGTGTTTACCAAAATAATCGCCAGCTCGATACACACATTTTAGGAACTAAAGGTTACGCTTCACCTGAGCAATTTGGATTTGAACAAACGGATGCACGCAGTGATATTTACTCGATTGGTGTGTTACTAAATGTATTAACAACTGGTGATATGTATCAAAAAAATCGATCTAAGATTGGGAGAATCATCGATAAATGTACGAAACTCTCACCGAATGATCGATATCAAAATGTGCATGAATTAAAGTCAGACTTATCCAAACTGATTCATAGGCCAATAGAACTAAAAGAATCATTAATTAGGCAACAAGTTAACCTATATTTATCTTGTTTAGACTTTTTAAACATTCTTCCTAACAAGGAACCTAAAAATCTTGTTTTAAAAGAAATTAGACAAATTCCAGGATACCGACGTGGAAATCTACTATTTGTCATTATTGCGACGCTTTGGTATCTGTTTTTAATATTTGGGGGAACTCAAGGTACTTCAATCATTACTTGGATTGAAAATGTATCACTCGTTATCTGTTTAATTAGTATGACGTTACTCAACAGTAATTATAAACAGCTTCAACAGAGACTTCCGGGTATAAAAGATAATTTATTGACTGGATTAATGGTTTATAATTTTATTATATTCATGATTTGGGGATTACTTAATGATTTTTTGAAACGCTAA